A part of Melospiza georgiana isolate bMelGeo1 chromosome 16, bMelGeo1.pri, whole genome shotgun sequence genomic DNA contains:
- the TMEM11 gene encoding transmembrane protein 11, mitochondrial: MAAWGRRRAGPGSTNSGGGRDRVTLSSTDCYIVHEIYNGENAQDQFEYELEQALEAQYKYIVIEPTRIGDETARWITVGNCLHKTAVLAGTTCLFTPLALPVDYSHYISLPAGVLSVACCTLYGISWQFDPCCKYQVEYDAYKLSRLPLHTLTSSTPVVLVRKDDLHRKRLHNTIALAALVYCVKKIYELYAV; the protein is encoded by the exons ATGGCGGCGTGGGGAAGGAGGCGCGCGGGCCCCGGCAGCACCAacagcggcggcggccgggacag GGTGACCTTGTCCTCCACGGACTGTTACATTGTGCACGAGATCTACAACGGGGAGAACGCTCAGGACCAGTTTGAGTACGAGCTGGAGCAGGCGCTGGAGGCGCAGTACAAGTACATCGTGATCGAGCCCACGCGCATCGGGGACGAGACGGCGCGCTGGATCACCGTGGGGAACTGCCTGCACAAAACGGCCGTGCTGGCGGGCACCACCTGCCTCTTCacccccctggcactgcccgtAGATTATTCTCACTACATCTCCCTGCCTGCCGGAGTGCTGAGCGTGGCTTGCTGCACCCTGTACGGGATCTCGTGGCAGTTTGATCCCTGCTGCAAGTACCAGGTGGAGTACGATGCCTATAAACTCTCGCGCCTGCCCCTGCATACGCTCACCTCGTCCACTCCCGTGGTGCTGGTGAGGAAGGACGACCTGCACAGAAAGAGACTGCACAACACGATAGCACTCGCTGCCCTGGTGTACTGTGTAAAGAAGATCTATGAACTCTATGCTGTATGA
- the NATD1 gene encoding protein NATD1, translating into MAHSAPLGLLEQGCPIQVEHDRKRRQFTVRLNGCHDKAVLLYEYVGKRIVDLQHTEVPDAYRGRGIAKHLAKAALDFVVEEDLKAHLTCWYIQKYVKENPLPQYLEHLQP; encoded by the exons ATGGCGCACTCGGCGCCGCTCGgcctcctggagcagggctgccccatccaGGTGGAGCACGATCGCAAGCGGCGGCAGTTCACCGTGCGGCTCAACG gttGCCACGACAAGGCCGTGCTGCTGTACGAGTACGTGGGGAAGCGCATCGTGGACCTGCAGCACACGGAGGTGCCCGACGCCTATCGAGGGAGAGGAATTGCCAAGCACCTGGCAAAG gcagccctggactTTGTGGTGGAGGAGGACCTGAAGGCGCACCTGACGTGCTGGTACATTCAGAAATACGTCAAGGAGAACCCTCTGCCGCAGTACCTGGAACATTTGCAGCCTTGA